The Halichondria panicea chromosome 17, odHalPani1.1, whole genome shotgun sequence DNA segment GTCCCAGAGCCTGAGGGCGTAGAACTATTACAGTGCATAGTGTGACTTCTCCTTTGGATTGCCTTTATTCACGATATggtacacacacctacacgcacacgcacacacacacacacacacacacacacacacacaaccacacacacacacacacacacacaggctttgTTGAGTGGGAACAAGAAAGCGTTCCACTGCAGCTGCTTGAGTCTCGGCAAACGAGTGATTGGATTTGATGAGACTAGCGACGACGACAATCGAAGCAAGAAAACAAACTTGTATCTCCCACTTTCGATCCCGGAGAGTTCGTTGACATGGAAACACCGACTGAACCCCGGTGGCACTCAAATGATTGTATTTAGAGCTAGTCAGTACGTCCCTAAAGCCGCCTCTTCTACGAGAAAATGTACGCGGTGGAGAAATCGTCGGAAAAACTCTGCtcaaaacaaaaaaaggaCCAGTGCTAATAAGGACGATACGACAGCTTCTACAAAAGCTACAAATGCCTCTTCTTTAACCGATGCTGCTACTTTGTTGAGAAATGGCACTTCTCTCGTGTCTAGTAATGCCAGGTCAGCAAGAGGAGAACTGCAAGCTCAGCAAACAGATGTAACTATGTGTGAATCTGTAGTACGCTCAGTAAAATCAAACAGGGCAAAAAGGAAGCCAGAGACTCGAGATGCTTGTGTAATGACAGACTTACAGTTTGGGATTGAGTGCATTAATGAACTTACCCCCCTTTACCAATCTAGCATGCAAACCAAATCTCCAAACGACCCAATCAAAGAATCTTCTTCCTCGCATTTACAAAATGGCAATTCTTGTCACTCTAAACCCTCCTCTCCCCCTCCCAACAGAAGTAGATCAACCTCCCCACACCTCTCAAGACATGATAAGTGTACCTCCCCTCTCGTGTCAAAGCTGGCTCTACAAAATGGCGTCGTCAACGGCTTGTCAATGAAAGGCTATGCCTCTCCAACCGTAGCTGCAATTAGGAAAAACGTGAGACAACGAAAGAGAACGAAACGAAAACCTTATACGAGAACTAAGACAACAAATTCTAAAATCACCGCGCACAAAATTCAATCTACCCCTCCCACtgcacacccgcccacacaagACGACCTCACCCGCAAAAAACTGTCTCGTAAAATTCCCAACAAACTTGGATCGGGAAAACATGGAATTCGTTCCTTTCTCATCTCTATCCCTCGCACACACTATATCGAGAAACCCACGACCACCAGCCCTCAGGGCTTTCTTCCGAAAAGCAACGATGAAGGATACAAAAATGTCGTCCGCAGTCCCGGCTATAGAAGACGAACAGAGATCCAGCTGCTCCTAGACGGAGACAAGCCTAGAGGTCAAAGAGTCCGAGCCGATCAGGTGCCCAAGTTCGTGGCAGAAGACGTTACAAGTTGGTCGACAAAGTCGTCATGCATGGGCAGTAGCACGCGCAAGATCACACCGGTGGATCATTATTCGTGTCCAATCCTTTCTCCGAAAAGTAACGCTAGTAGCACATCGCCCAATCACAGGAAGAGATCTCATAGCGAAGACTATTTCAATATTACTTCTCCAAATCAAGATCAACAACCGCCACAGAAATTCTCTCGTCTTACGAGTCCGTCGGATTCTGTTGCTACTACGTCGAGCACAGCTATAGATAAGCAAGCCAATCTTTTAGCTCCGACTGATCGAGATTCAACAGCTGATGAAGATTGTTGTACTGATAATGAATGTACTGCTGATGTTGATGTGTGTATTCAGCCCAATGACGTGTTTTGTGCCGAGCTGGTTTTATTTGATTCCCGTGGTGACTGTCTCCTTGGCGATGGTGAGTATGCTGTGATGATGCAGAAGTGCCTGGAGAGTGGAGAGAAGGAAGCGGCAGAGCTCCTGACCTTTGAACCTCTCACCTGGAGCTCCGTGTTTAGTGGCAAAGCTCATGtgagtgtacattgtattatcATTGCTTGCACCTTTCGTTAAAATATTGTCATTTTTTCATTCTCATACTTTTAGGAACAGTTTTTTGCTGTGTCTGAAAGTGTATTACATTGCTAAAAAATTTAGCAATGTCCCAATTTTCTTCAGCGTGATTCTGCGTCCAACAAGAACAAGAACCTGTTACTCAAGTTCTCTCTGAACTGGACAGACGGTCCCCCACAGCACCTCCTCTGTAGTAACCTGGATACTGCGCTCGACCTCAAGAAAATCAGGGAATGTAAGACTTCAATGCTGTTGAAACATTttgggatgtgtgtgtgtgtgattccGTGGTGTAGTTGGTTATCACGTGAGTCTAACACACTCAAGGTCCCCGGTTCAATCCCGGGTGGAATCACTTTTTAGTCTACCCAAATGCGAGCCATTGCACTTTTCTAGCTGTTTTATTTTAATTATGGATCGGTCGTACGTCCCTTATAATGTGATAGCAGTTGATTTCGTGGTGTAGTTGGTTATCACGTGAGTCTAACACACTCAAGGTCCCCGGTTCAATCCCGGGTGGAATCACCTTTTAGTCTACCCAAATATGAATTGATGTTGCATTTTTCTAGCtgtttaatattaattatggaTCGGTCGACGTCACTTATAACATGATAGCAGTTGATTCCGTGGTGTAGTTGGTTATCACATGAGTCTAACACACTCAAGGTCCCCGGTTCAATCCCGGGTGGAATCACATTTTAGTCTACCCAAATATGAATGGCCGTTGCATTTTTCTAGCtgtttaatattaattatggaTTGGTCGACGTCCCTTATAACATGATAGCAGTTGATTCcgtggtgtacatgtagttggttATCACGTGAGTCTAACACACTCAAGGTCTCCGGTTCAATCCCTGGTGGAAGCACCTTTTAGTCTACCCAAATGCCATTGGCTGTTATTATGGATCGGTCGTACGTCACTTATAACATGATAGCAGTTGATTCTGTGGTGTAGTTGGTTATCACATGAGTCTAACACACTCAAGGTCCCCGGTTCAATCCCGGGTGGAATCACCTTTTAGTCTACCCAAATATGAATTGATGTTGCATTTTTCTAGCtgtttaatattaattatggaTCGGTCGACGTCACTTATAACATGATAGCAGTTGATTCCGTGGTGTAGTTGGTTATCACATGAGTCTAACACACTCAAGGTCCCCGGTTCAATCCCGGGTGGAATCACCTTTTAGTCTACCCCAAATATGAATGGCCGTTGCATTTTTCTAGCtgtttaatattaattatggaTTGGTCGACGTCCCTTATAACATGATAGCAGTTGATTCCGTGGTGTAGTTGGTTATCACGTGAGTCTAACACACTCAAGGTCTCCGGTTCAATCCCTGGTGGAAGCACCTTTTAGTCTACCCAAATGCCATTGGCTGTTATTATGGATCGGTCGTACGTCACTTATAACATGATAGCAGTTGATTCTGTGGTGTAGTTGGTTATCACATGAGTCTAACACACTCAAGGTTCCCAGTTCAATCCCGGGTGGAATCACTTTTTAGTCTACCCAAATGCCATTGGCTGTTATTATGGATCGGTCGTACGTCACTTATAACATGATAGCAGTTGATTCTGTGGTGTGGTGTAGTTGGTTATCACATGAGTCTAACACACTCAAGGTCCCCGGTTCAATCCCTGGTGGAACCACTTTTTGGAGAACCTAATTAACTATATAATACCTTTTTACCTCTAGCGTACTACTTATCACTATCTCCATCTCCGAGACCACTCTCCCCCGTCCCTCCCATAATCGAGCACCTAAACTCGGACTCACAAGATTCGAGCATGCTCACTGCAACAGAAAATGGCGTCCCAGTGACTGCTCTCTTCCCGGCTGAGACCACAGACTCGCAAACTCTCATGGAGGTGGACACACTCTCGTCTCTAAGCCAGCCCCCCTCACTGGAGAAAGAGAAGATACTGTTCAACTTTCTCTATGGCAGCAACAGCTTACAGCAGACTGAGTGCAAAGAAGACCTGCATTGTCCGTGGTGCTTCATTCCCTGTGTCAAGTTCTACACTTTGCTCAAGCATATGTCACTGTGTCATCCCCGCTTCCAGTTTACCTACTCtgtgagtgtttgtgtgtctgcgtatgtgtagtgtgtgtgtgtgtgtagtgtgtgtgtgtgtagtgtgtgtttttgtgtctGTCCGTACgtatgtgtgctgtgtgcatgtgtatgtgttgccatggtgtttgtctatgtgtatgtgttgCCATGGTGTTTGTCTATGTGTATGTGTCCCTACATTGAGCATGTGGGTGTAGTCGTGACTGGTTCTGCTCTGTCATTCAacaatgctacatgtatgatgacATGCACTGTGTTACAGCATATCAATCCTCTGCATTTTTAAAGTACTAGAGTCGGCTGTTTAAATATAACTTTTCCCCCACCTATAGCCCACGGTATTTTCTCAATAGGCCTCAACAAGTTTTATCCTACCATTTAAAAGAGTTCACATCAAGTTTtcagaataattatcataataaaAGTGTTGACATTGGAACATCAGAACTCCCGTTATGGTTGCTCAAAGGTTCCCTTGTAGCAAGACACTCAGCGCACACTCCTAATGACCTAGCTTTGTATCTCCCATACACAGCTGAGTCAACAGAAGGCCAAGGTGATTGATGTCCATGTGAATAAACTGTACGACACGAGTAGCTCAATAGAGCGTGACCCGGGTGAAAAGGACAATCTGAGTCTTGTGAAGATGAAACAGCGGCCAGCCAAGAGCTTCTCTTGCACCTGCGTCCTTGTTGACAGGTGTGTTAGTACTCAGTGGTCTGTTTGTCGGTAAATAATCATTACATATCGTTGTCATGGTTTCTGTGTCCCTCCTTTTATCCTATATAGTCTGCCAGAGCCAGTAATTATACTGAACCTTTAAGCTTTGTAAGAATCTCATCTAGTACGTACTGTACGCTGCAGTGCAGTAGATGCGTTTTTGCAGTAGATGTACTCTTGCTATTGAAAAGCCacatgctaataattataattatgcttcttTACAGTAtgctagaataattattagcagctGCTATTACATAATCACCCTCTCTTGTACGCTCACAGAGGAGTGGATATTGAAGAGGACGTGTCAGAGTTTATGAATGATGGCTCCTGGAGAAGAGGCTACAACACGAACAGGTGAGAAACGctctactgtgtgtgtgattgtgcAGCCTCTGTAGCTCAGCGGTTAGAGCACTGGTCTTGTAAACCAGGGGTCGAGAGTTCAAATCTCTCCGGAGGCTTTCTTTTTGCTTAGTACGCTGGTCTGTTTgtccatagatagagtagagagggattggaaatggaagtgattcacgtgatgttttacaatgaagtctatgtagtggctctgggaccatccgtgtatctcctcataactcccgcaaaagctcgggaaacttattgtgtccaaagcatacatctcagagctacccccattactgaatcacatgccccctgatagtaggtatcaattggaaacgaagaaaatataatctcgattgttgtgaagtagctagaaGCACTGAGCgcttttcatgcttgtgttcctatagaaCCTATGATATAACTAAGGctgtgtaactaaatagtgtcctgtgtcccaaatgacCTCGAGTATGAgatgaaagttgatgtttagcagcagaactgcttgtggacttcttacagagagcaaaacaattctcatgaatttagccctcgtgttaaaaagtaagcctcgattaaaccgcggagatacacggatggtacttcgagggtacttccgtttctaatccctctctactctatctatggtttgtCTAAGTCAGCTTACAATAATTCTCATTTTGGTTGTGTATAAAGCCTCTGTAGCTCAGGGGTTAGAGCACTGGTCTTGTAAACCAGGGGTCGGGAGTTCAAATCTTTCTAGAGGCTTTCTTTTTGCTATAGTACGCTGGTCTGTTTGTCTAAGTTAATATTCCCAGCTTACAATAATTCTCATTTTGGTTGTGTGTGTAGCCTCTGTAGCTCAGGGGTTAGAGCACTGGTCTTGTAAACCAGGGGTCGGGAGTTCAAATCTCTCCGGAGGCTTTCTTTTTGCTATAGTACGCTGGTCTGTTTGTCTAAGTTAATATTCCCAGCTTACAATAATTCTCATTTTGGTTGTGTGTGTAGCCTCTGTAGCTCAGGGGTTAGAGCACTGGTCTTGTAAACCAGGGGTCGGGAGTTCAAATCTCTCCGGAGGCTTTCTTTTTGCTATAGTACGCTGGTCTGTTTGTCTAAGTTAATATTCCCAGCTTACAATAATTCTCATTTTGGTTGTGTGTGTAGCCTCTGTAGCTCAGCGGTTAGAGCACTGGTCTCGTAAACCAGGGGTCGAGAGTTCAAATCTTTCTAGAGGCTTTCTTTTTGCCACTGACACCAACTTTTGAAGTTTCTttttacatgtgcatgtatgtcaGGACCATTTTGAACCAAAGCCTTACTCGTTGCCTTCCATGTGAAGCCTCTGTAGCTCAGTGGTTAGAGCACTGGTCTTGTAAACCAGGGGCCGAGAGTTCAAATCTCTCCAGGGGCTTATTTTTTTAACACGTACCTTATTTATACTAATGACGTAATTACCTCCCTTGATCCTTGATTCCCTCTTCCACAGGATGTACTACCATTTAAACTCAAGCCTGCCCATGCTTGAGGAAGAGATAAAAGTGGACAGCGAGGGGGAAGAGAGCAATCTTGAGTGGCAGAAGATCTGCTGTCAGAAGGTGAGGGATTCAACACTTcattttagcctcgatccatCTCTATGATGATCTGAGTTATTTTTGAGACTTCTGCTagctgttattataattatttcccgTGCAGATGCTCGATGACTTCACTGACGTGAACAAAGGAGAGAAGAGGCTCATGAAGCTGTGGAACCTCTTCGTCATGGAGAACAAGTGAGTGCATGCCAgctgtgtttgtatgtgtagCTATTGTCAAAAGCTTGAAGGCTAATTATGCTTAGTCGTTGAATTAACAGGTTAGAAAGTAGCTATTAGTATTGTTGAAGGCCGTGTATGTGCTCCTGAAGATGTACTATATCTCAGTCACTAAGTCAGTATTAAAATGTATTGCAAGATTACCTATACTTGCAAGACTAATACTCTTGATTCTAAAAAAAGTCTCTTTGATACATTTTTACTCTTGTGCCAACTGAATATACAGAAGCTTTTCAAATTTACCCACTGACTTTTTAGTGCAGCATTGCTATGGTAATACACTGTCACCCATTTCCTTGTGTTCCTATACAGGCTCATTGCAGAGAAGCAGATACCTGCAGCATGTCTACTGTTTGTCAGCAAGTACAAAGAGAACCTTTTGGAGGAGAAAATCGACAGGAACTTTCTCTCACACCTCATCAGTCAGTACGATTTTGGTTTGATACCATCCTCGACTATTGAACAGTGCATGTCAGCTCTATATGAAAACTCTTAGCATTGATATCAGAGTCACTTTGCAaagtaattaattataattattatacacttcTGTTTATGTCAGGTATTATGTCAGCTTGTACGTCAATGTATTAGCTGTGATCTTAAGAAATCTCTCTGTTACCACCACTCTCCAATATATATCACAAATAACTTATTTCTGTTAATTAATAGAATGTTgtatttaattattattattgtataatctGCAACTGAAACCTTTCATGCATCTTTGGTGCAACCAGTCGGAAATGACCGGATGTAAATTGTTACGTCGATTAACAGTGTGAGAATCATTCCATTGGCCAGCCTCCAGTAAGTACCACGCCTCCAACTCATAGTTATTGTCGTAGTGTGCCCTGAGGGCCTTAACAGCGAGCACCCACTCTCGGGCCACACGTAACTGCTCAATCACAAACACCTCTTGTTTAGAAAGCTCTTCAATTGACATGGAATGGAACATACATACAGTATGAAGGAATGCCCACTGATTAATTGTGCATACTTCGTAATAATATGTGAATTGCATGTTCTTCAGATGTGAATAAACAGGTTAACACATTAAGAAAACACGGACATGGAGAATTGATGATTTATACGGAGTCAAAGTTATGAAGAAAGTTTTTATAGAACATGTTGTAGTTGAGTCTGCAGGTTTGACACGGGAACTCTTTAGTTAGCAGAGGCtcatacctgtgtgtgtgagtgtgtgtgtgagtgtgggtgtgagtgtgggtgtgtgtgtgagtgtgtgtgtgtgcatgtgtgagtgtgtgtgtgtgtgtgtgtgtgtgtgtgtgcatgtgtgagtgtgtgtgtgtgtgtgtgtgtgtgtgtgtgtgtgtgtgtgtgagcaggTGGAACAATAATAGTGTAactgtacgtgtgtactgagagagagagactgCAATAGCAgatatatgtatgtatgcacaCAAGACTCTAGTCTGACATTATGGGCATTTAATATCAACAATAGCAGCTCTATATGTGTACCTACGATCATCTTACACACTATCGTATATACCAGAAATTAATGGCCAGGTTTCTTCTCTCCACTGGGTCGGGATGGGACTGAACTTCGTGCCACCAGAAGGCAGGCATGAACAGTACATCTCCAGGCTTGAGCACGCAGTGAACACGACGTGCTGTGGCAAAGTTTGGAAATATCTCAAAGTCAGGCCGCAGAATGTCAACAGGGGACATGACCATTGACGTGCTTTCCAGTAGGGAGTTGCGGGAGAAGGTGCTCCTCGAGGGGTCAAAGGTTAAGATGGCTTCAGGGATGTGAGCTTCGTAGAGATTCTCGTTGTGATGGGGATCAAATAGTGTAAGATGCTTCTCCCCTGACAACTGTAATGGAGGGGGTAAATTGTAACAGTTAACGAGAGTGCTAGATTTTGGGTAGAACAATCACATACAATTTataacagtataattacatgtatatagtagacataccatacagagaaagttgTCGTAGGGGTCAAAGTGCAGCTTCCCCAGTGTGTTCCCATCGCTCAGCCACATGTTTAAATGTCGTCTCTCCAACTCTCCCTCGAGAAATGGCAGCTCGTGAACATCTTCTTCCAACTCTTGCATGTGGTACGGAATAGAAGAATACTCTAAATACGCCGAATATGAGACATTTCCGGACGATATTAAGTCTAAGAAATCAGAAAAGAGCATTTCGCTAGTAGCCGGTCGAACAACTACAAGATCAGGGAACTTTAACTGCGACTTCACATTAGGTGGGATGTGCTGCTCGTGATGATCTCGCCAAAGATAAGCACTCTCAACTCCCTCAAAAACACCGTCATCCGTTAGTTTTATGTGGATATGTTTTGGGCCAAACGTTTGTCGAAGATACTCTCGAGTCCATTTTCTAATTGGAATCGAATCTTTATATGCATTCTTGATTACGACTGGTCTTGAACGAAATAAATACTCAGTGAAAAACTCCATTTTCGAGGGCATTCTGTTCAGCTCCACACAGTTTTCAATAGGTTGGTCAGGGGTGTATAAATTCTCCATAATGTGTCTGTGAAACAGGCCTCCATGGGTTAAATGTCCGTGTGGTGTTCGAAAAGTGTGACATTTCTCGTTTACATACTGTACTAGTACCTCAACATTTAATTGGCCTGCGTATGAGTGGGCGTAAAATTTTGTCTTCGGTGGAGACAATAAACATGTTCTGTCTTTAAGTTCCCTCTCATAAAAAGCAATATAAACTTCGTCATCTTTTAACGAACTCCTCCATATAATTTGATCGGTAAGACTAGATCTACTGCGATTTGCTTCCTCGGAAAATTGTCCAATGAAAATAGTTTGTTCGTCTTGAAAAACATGACTCAGTTCGAGCAACAGGGACTCCAGATCGACATACGTGGGATATGGTGGAACTCCCAATAGTGCACACTTCTGTGTTAGTAGCTCAGGGAGGTCGGACAGGCGAATGGTTTGTAATAGTGCGGCTTGTGCTGCATTGGACTCATGATGGTTCTTGCTCACATTTCCAGAATGGCTTGCACTTCCAGTATATGCAGCTAGCAGACTAATACAGAGCAATGTAATTCTACTTTGCATGGCTGAAAATAGAGGTAGAGTTAGCTACTGACATGTACTGAgcatgagctagctagctagctctatactaTTAAAAGCAGAGATACTATACTAAAGACTGGGTATACTTGGTAAAGGTCATTAGCTAAggaagctagctatagaaaGGGTCGTGATATCCACTTCTTTAATATCATCACTCTTGTAAACAATAGTTCTAGCCAGTGGGaaacttctctctctctctctctctcaagGTCATGAGCTCTCAAGAACCTCTGAATCAGTGTGAAGATGGTGTCTTTGACTGGTGCTGGAGTGAAACTCATCATGGTAGAGAAGTCCATGTTCACAGTGACAAGCATACAATCACTTTTCATCAGAATAGAAGCAACTTCTCCACAGCTATCAGAGGCACAAAGATCCTTCGTAAAAACATGGAGCACTATTTCGAGATTGAAATGAAATCGCCTTTTTTTGGACAAGCTAGACAAGTGGGCCTGGGTACTGAACACACTCCACTGGAAAGCAATAACTACGATTTTACGCAGCTGATTGGAAAGGACATGGCAAGTTGGGGAGTGAACTACGATGGCTCTAAATATCACCACAGTGTACATACCAAGTATATTTCAATTGATCCTGATAAACACGAAGAAATCCGAATCAGTGTGCTGTATGATTCGTACTATGGGACTCTAGCGTTCAAGTTCAATGGGAGATCGAATGGAGTTGCTTTTGATCGAGTGTTAACGAATTTAGACCTATACCCGATGTTATGCTCTAGTGGGACCAACTCTGTCATGAGACTGACCCATTGCTGCTCTTCAGTCATGTCCCTCAAGGGTCTGTGTAGAGGGATCATCCGTCAGAATATCCACGACGATAAACACTACGATAAGCTGAGTGTACCCAGCCATATCAAGGCTTTCCTCCTGTACAAGACACCAAAGTCAAAAAGCAGCAGGAGAACTGATGATGAGCGCAACAACTCTCCACCCACTGAGAGCACAATTTAATCAAATTTAATGATCATATTTTTCATTGTCATAACTTTTATTGTCTCTTTGTAATATTATTGGATGataataaataaattatataagTGATAATGAAGCCAAGACATATATAATGACGATTAGATAAATACGTATACACTGGTAAAACGGTCAATCCTATAACAGTGTGAAGTGTCCATTTTACTACCACTCCAAATCTGACTGTATCTGAGAGACCAGCTGCGGAGTGAGGGACACCTCTCTATTGGACCAAAATCCCTGGGGTAGGGTCAGGCTAGTGGAGCACCCCCTGACTACTGGGGGGAGGAGTAGGACCGAACCTTCTCTCAGCAGCTGGCCCAGGTTGAACGTACCGGCGGACGAGTGTggggcctgtgtgtgtgtgtgtgtgtgtgtccactacccctctctccctccctccctctctaGACTAAGGATAGCTATGGGGAGATGACGCGAGGGGAAATTTAGATATGccaatacatacacacacatacaaattaGCAAATTGAAACCACTATGATAAATATGTAACATGTACAGTTATGACAGCTCACACAATCAGTGGCCTGAGGCTGTGGAGCACTGGTAGTTACTGCACTGCTCACACTGGTAGCCTGACTGCATGAAACGGTAATATGTATACATTTAATAGCAAGAGCTTCCCTGCTCATAGTACAGGAAGGAAGTATTAAGGAATCGCTGCATGTGTTATATGTACTACACTCTAATGTGGGCTCTGTGTAGCTAGCGTAATCAATCAGTGATAGTACAAACCTGATCTGACTCTTCTCCAGACCTGGCACAGGACGACTGTTCACCTTCCTCGAGTCTGTTCCACCATCAGCAGTCCTCTGACTGAGATAGCTGGACactgcacaacacacacacaaaagctGCTCAATTAATATTGattgtttacattgttctAGTGGGGTCACGTCCTAACATACGTACCTTGCTTGATACTGTACTCATCACAATAGCTGATCAGCGGTGTCTCTTTGTACAGCACCTATAACACACACGTATACAGGCAAAATCATTTTAATTAGCGGCAAGTAGTTTAACTGCAATGGAAATAATGGTGGCTAAGGAAATtgcacactatatataattatatacttcttctatatgtacatgtctCTACTATTGAAAACTGCAGTGGTGCATGAATGTCAATGGCTGATGTCCTTACAGTGGTGTATGCTAGCTTCTTGGCAATTTTCTTATTAGGATGACCGAGTTGTGCCCAGCAAGCCTTGACCCAGTGCTGCGGCTGATGATATACAGTCTCCCCTCTGCTGATCTGAAGAGTGCCATCAGCTAACAGGGAGGTCTTGAATTGGCAGCCCTGTACAGAAATAGTGTGTGTAATGTTTCATACAGTGTATGCTTTTGAATGcaaacatgtacgtacagcacTATCCCATTGTTTTTACCAACACAAATTGTTTATTTGGGACCTGGCTTAAAATTGTAGATGGCGTTTATTCAGGTGGCCATTAAGATGGGTTTCAGTGCACAAACCACAATGTTAATACAGTGAACTCACTACTATAAGGCAAGAGAGGGTGTTTGGACCTGGCTGGATGAACCCGTGTTTGATGAGTGTGTCCAAGGGAACAGGCTCACCCAGGTCAGCTGAGGACGTAGTCTTGACAGCCACTGGCTTCAGAAGCACCTCTGGTCGAATTTGGACATTCGTGGGGGCCATGGTTGGCAAAACTGATCGATTTGATAAAGTGCTTGTGGAAACGTGCAGAGAGGCCATTGAGGGCTGAACATTCTGAGACATTTCCGTAACAGTAGTTTGTGTATCTGTGCTTTTCTTCTGAGTGGTGGTGGTCTTAGGATGGAGGGTCAGTTGAGTGGCGATGGTCTTAGGGAGGGCAGCCAGCTGAGCTCGTATCTCCTTCTGTCTCGAAACACACTCGAGAAGGTGCTTCTGCTTCTTGGTCAGACTGAGAAGTTGTCGCTGAAGGGCTTGGCTTTCTGAAACAAGCTCTTGCTGTGAGGTGACCCGCTGAGAGAGAGTGGAGTGAGCTTGAGCTAGTCTTTTGCGTTCCGTCTGGTTAGCAGTGCCAATGCTCTCGAGACTCTGTTCAAAACTAGCAGCTTGAGCCTTTACCTGGGTTAACTGTTGATCTGTAATTTTAGACAGTGTAAGTTGCTTGAGTATTTGCAGGAGGATTGTCTGTTTCTGTGCAATAGCCTCTAAGGGCGATGGGTTGGTTGATGTGGGTTGTTCAGAGCTTAACTTTAATTGTGAGGGTACTTCAATAGCTTGAAAAGATTGAGACATAGTTGAAACAGATTGCACGGTTAGTTCAACGTTCGGATTGTCTTTTGAAGGTTCATCTATTTGTGTGTCTTGTGTAGCTCCTTGGGTGTCCACTGGTTGTGGAGGACCGGTTCTGAGCATGTCTACAGAAATAGAGAAAGGGTAGAATGAATACAGTGAATgattataatcatacatgcatgtgggtGCAGTATGTCAAACAATGAGTTTAGTACTCACCACTTGTTGGGAGAGGAGGAAACTCTTGAGACATTTCATCATCAGAACTGCAAGAAAAAAGTATCGCATTGTATACATCATGAATTTAGGGAACACCAATTAtatttgttgcccagtgagtgggcagatcaaagcattCCAGTGCTATGTATTTGACATGTTACATCACTTGGATGTCACAATCTTACAtgctatatatagggattacataattattgtggaacACACTACTCAGCGGTATTGTGGTCAGCCAAACCACGATTTGGGGACTTTA contains these protein-coding regions:
- the LOC135351817 gene encoding uncharacterized protein LOC135351817; protein product: MQSRITLLCISLLAAYTGSASHSGNVSKNHHESNAAQAALLQTIRLSDLPELLTQKCALLGVPPYPTYVDLESLLLELSHVFQDEQTIFIGQFSEEANRSRSSLTDQIIWRSSLKDDEVYIAFYERELKDRTCLLSPPKTKFYAHSYAGQLNVEVLVQYVNEKCHTFRTPHGHLTHGGLFHRHIMENLYTPDQPIENCVELNRMPSKMEFFTEYLFRSRPVVIKNAYKDSIPIRKWTREYLRQTFGPKHIHIKLTDDGVFEGVESAYLWRDHHEQHIPPNVKSQLKFPDLVVVRPATSEMLFSDFLDLISSGNVSYSAYLEYSSIPYHMQELEEDVHELPFLEGELERRHLNMWLSDGNTLGKLHFDPYDNFLCMLSGEKHLTLFDPHHNENLYEAHIPEAILTFDPSRSTFSRNSLLESTSMVMSPVDILRPDFEIFPNFATARRVHCVLKPGDVLFMPAFWWHEVQSHPDPVERRNLAINFWYEPLLTKEFPCQTCRLNYNMFYKNFLHNFDSV
- the LOC135351799 gene encoding polycomb protein suz12-A-like; translation: MHSAFWAHNRRMATGDKVLKLSAEALHKLRSDHEQFLEAYEKPTQIYRFLRARHSLKPLFLQRNLSYMRMHRNASRLKHKRRRKLRVNDLFEHTTESKPDLSTDIKSDNRLEISISGLESGIDFSDMLAAASGSCSTTNQSSVSKSHERQLIEIEILLYSFSQPSAEALLSGNKKAFHCSCLSLGKRVIGFDETSDDDNRSKKTNLYLPLSIPESSLTWKHRLNPGGTQMIVFRASQYVPKAASSTRKCTRWRNRRKNSAQNKKRTSANKDDTTASTKATNASSLTDAATLLRNGTSLVSSNARSARGELQAQQTDVTMCESVVRSVKSNRAKRKPETRDACVMTDLQFGIECINELTPLYQSSMQTKSPNDPIKESSSSHLQNGNSCHSKPSSPPPNRSRSTSPHLSRHDKCTSPLVSKLALQNGVVNGLSMKGYASPTVAAIRKNVRQRKRTKRKPYTRTKTTNSKITAHKIQSTPPTAHPPTQDDLTRKKLSRKIPNKLGSGKHGIRSFLISIPRTHYIEKPTTTSPQGFLPKSNDEGYKNVVRSPGYRRRTEIQLLLDGDKPRGQRVRADQVPKFVAEDVTSWSTKSSCMGSSTRKITPVDHYSCPILSPKSNASSTSPNHRKRSHSEDYFNITSPNQDQQPPQKFSRLTSPSDSVATTSSTAIDKQANLLAPTDRDSTADEDCCTDNECTADVDVCIQPNDVFCAELVLFDSRGDCLLGDGEYAVMMQKCLESGEKEAAELLTFEPLTWSSVFSGKAHRDSASNKNKNLLLKFSLNWTDGPPQHLLCSNLDTALDLKKIRESYYLSLSPSPRPLSPVPPIIEHLNSDSQDSSMLTATENGVPVTALFPAETTDSQTLMEVDTLSSLSQPPSLEKEKILFNFLYGSNSLQQTECKEDLHCPWCFIPCVKFYTLLKHMSLCHPRFQFTYSLSQQKAKVIDVHVNKLYDTSSSIERDPGEKDNLSLVKMKQRPAKSFSCTCVLVDRGVDIEEDVSEFMNDGSWRRGYNTNRMYYHLNSSLPMLEEEIKVDSEGEESNLEWQKICCQKMLDDFTDVNKGEKRLMKLWNLFVMENKLIAEKQIPAACLLFVSKYKENLLEEKIDRNFLSHLISQYDFGLIPSSTIEQCMSALYENS
- the LOC135351840 gene encoding SPRY domain-containing SOCS box protein 3-like, giving the protein MSSQEPLNQCEDGVFDWCWSETHHGREVHVHSDKHTITFHQNRSNFSTAIRGTKILRKNMEHYFEIEMKSPFFGQARQVGLGTEHTPLESNNYDFTQLIGKDMASWGVNYDGSKYHHSVHTKYISIDPDKHEEIRISVLYDSYYGTLAFKFNGRSNGVAFDRVLTNLDLYPMLCSSGTNSVMRLTHCCSSVMSLKGLCRGIIRQNIHDDKHYDKLSVPSHIKAFLLYKTPKSKSSRRTDDERNNSPPTESTI